In the genome of Lonchura striata isolate bLonStr1 chromosome 22, bLonStr1.mat, whole genome shotgun sequence, one region contains:
- the ABCA2 gene encoding ATP-binding cassette sub-family A member 2 isoform X1 has translation MGFLHQLHLLLWKNVTLKRRSPWVLAFEIFIPLVLFFILLGLRQKKPTIPVKEAFYTAAPLTSAGILPVMQSLCPDGQRDEFGFLQYSNSTVTQILEHLSEAVEQSSLFDPQHPGLEEELESLRRHLEALSSPEPSSMETHFSSQAGSSFTLAWAAKDQGELRRFLMQNLSLPNSTTELLLGSSIDLREVYRQFFDSFPLVPDETRERDLWDEFGPSKKMTQLEKSLPSGWRSLQERVVHRVLQDPVAAPHRPALLRMLSQALGLTSTAVAPAISDSPQAIVTEMENVLFTGPALEQVTCEQYPGGLHRLLRVSPRQQPLLAAYRALACNGSRTIRQERFAQLASELQKQLDTPKIVSRLKLEEVNSTATQHRLRALLEDLVEMEKVLQDMDILSALAKLLPRGACASKAVPPTANSTSWASTNATAGNATAEEEESAGESLSGTDSRQGQFSAFVQLWAGLQPILCGNNRTIEPEALKQGNMSSLGFTSKEQRNLGLLVHLMTSNPKILYAPVGTEVDKVILKANETFAFVGNVTHYARAWLNISPEIRAYLEEGRLQRRIHWLQQLTADLHKHPEILNVSDSDVLHNFLNGNFSLPNASVLLQQLDTIDNAACGWVRFMAKVSVDIFKGFPDEESIVNYTLNQAYQDNVTVFASVIFQTNRDGSLPPHVTYKIRQNSSFTEKTNEIRRAYWRPGPNTGGRFYFLYGFVWIQDMMERALINTFVGHDVVEPGNYVQMFPYPCYTRDDFLFVIEHMMPLCMVISWVYSVAMMIQHIVTEKEHRLKEVMKMMGLNNAVHWVAWFITGFVQLSISVTALTAILKYGRVLMHSDVLIIWLFLAIYAVATIMFCFLVSVLYSKAKLASACGGIIYFLSYVPYMYVAIREEVAHDKITAFEKCIASLMSTTAFGLGSKYFALYEVAGVGIQWHTFSQSPVEGDDFNLLLSMMMLVVDAMVYGVLTWYIEAVHPGMFGLPRPWYFPFQKSYWLGNGRVETWEWTWPWSRNTRFSIMEEDQACAMESRRLAEETRGIEEEPTHLPLVVCIDKLTKVYKTDKKLALNKLSLNLYENQVVSFLGHNGAGKTTTMSILTGLFPPTSGSATIYGHDIRTEMDKIRKNLGMCPQHNVLFDRLTVEEHLWFYSQLKSMAEEEIRKEMDKMIEDLELSNKRHCQVQTLSGGMKRKLSVAIAFVGGSRAVILDEPTAGVDPYARRAIWDLILKYKPGRTILLSTHHMDEADLLGDRIAIISHGKLKCCGSPLFLKSTYGDGYKLTVVKKQSDTRNGTEPGHSPLSHSSVSPCSEPRVSQFIKKYVASCLLISDTNTELSYILPSEAVKKGCFERLFQHLEQNLEELDLTSFGLMDTTLEEVFLKVSEEDQSLENSDVDMKESKDTLQPPSSELGPKSEANGEPLAEAAVPEKPEVELSNLVTCSNLAQSQASLRSVSSVGSVRGDEGGAYSEFFGDYAPLFDNRQDPDNISLQEQEAEVEAEDRDLAGRGSFKLEGSWLKLRQFHGLIIKRFHCAKRNTKALFSQILLPAFFVCVAMTVALSVPEIGDLPPLILSPSQYHNYTQPKGNFIPYANEERHEYRIRLSPDASPQQLVNTFHLPSGVGATCVLKTPFNNTLDQPMQTLNLNSNESKMLAAKYFDAMCIDSFTQGLPLSNFVPPPPSPAPSDYPMSMDEDLLHAWNSTTFSTVKGTVTSAPALPRIIHEPIKCTCSMQGTGFSCPSGVGGHPPQMKVVTGDILTDITGRNVSEYLLYTSDRFRLHRYGALTFGNVQKSIPASFGARAPATVRKIAVRRTAQVFYNNKGYHSMPTYLNALNNAILRANLPKSKGNPAAYGITVTNHPMNKTSASLSLDYLLQGTDVVIAIFIIVAMSFVPASFVVFLVAEKATKAKHLQFVSGCDPVIYWLANYMWDMLNYLVPATCCIIILFVFDLPAYTSPTNFPAVLSLFLLYGWSITPIMYPASFWFEVPSSAYVFLIVINLFIGITATVATFLLQLFEHDKDLKVVNSYLKSCFLVFPNYNLGHGLMEMAYNEYINEYYAKIGQFDKMKSPFEWDIVTRGLVAMTIEGFVGFFITIMCQYNFFRKPQRLPVSTKPIEDDIDVANERHRVLRGDADNDMLKIENLTKVYKSRKIGRILAVDRLCVGVRPGECFGLLGVNGAGKTTTFKMLTGDESTTGGEAFINGHSILKELLQVQQSLGYCPQFDALFDELTAQEHLELYTRLRGIPWKDEERVVKWALKKLELTKYADKPASTYSGGNKRKLSTAIALIGYPAFIFLDEPTTGMDPKARRFLWNLILDVIKTGRSVVLTSHSMEECEALCTRLAIMVNGRLKCLGSIQHLKNRFGDGYMITVRTKSSLNVKEVVRFFNRNFPEAVLKERHHTKAQYQLKSDQISLAQVFSKMEQVVDVLGIEDYSVSQTTLDNVFVNFAKKQSDNLEQQETSPSSVLQSPLEHVLSLLRPRTAPTELRALMVEEQEDLETDDEGLISFEEERAQLSFNTDTLC, from the exons ATGGGCTTCCTGCATCAGCTCCATCTTCTGCTCTGGAAGAACGTGACACTGAAACGGCGCAGCCCG TGGGTGCTGGCCTTCGAGATCTTCATCCCTCTGGTGCTCTTCTTCATCCTCCTGGGGCTGCGGCAGAAGAAGCCAACCATTCCTGTGAAGGAAG CTTTCTACACGGCGGCCCCACTCACATCAGCCGGGATCCTGCCAGTCATGCAGTCCCTGTGCCCTGACGGCCAGCGTGATGAGTTTGGCTTTCTGCAGTACTCCAACTCCAC GGTGACACAGATTCTGGAGCACCTCAGCGAGGCAGTAGAGCAAAGCAGCCTCTTCGACCCACAGCATCCAGGActggaggaggagctggagtcGCTGCGCCGGCACCTGGAGGccctcagcagccctgagcccagctccatggagacccaCTTCAGCAGCCAAGCAG GGTCTAGCTTCACACTGGCTTGGGCGGCCAAAGACCAGGGTGAGCTGCGTCGCTTCCTGATGCAGAACCTCTCCCTCCCCAACAGCACaactgagctgctcctgggctccAGTATTGACCTGCGGGAG GTGTACCGGCAGTTTTTTGATTCCTTTCCTTTGGTACCTGATGAGACCCGTGAGCGAGACCTGTGGGATGAGTTTGGCCCGAGCAAGAAGATGACACAGCTGGAG AAGAGTCTACCCAGTGGCTGGAGAAGCCTGCAGGAACGGGTGGTTCACAGGGTGCTGCAGGACCCAGTGGCAGCCCCACACCGTCCAGCACTGCTCCGCATGCTCTCCCAGGCTCTGGGCctcaccagcactgctgtggcACCTGCCATCTCTGATAGCCCCCAGGCCATTGTCACCGAGATGGAG AATGTCCTCTTCACTGGGCCAGCGCTGGAGCAGGTGACATGTGAGCAGTACCCAGGGGGACTGCACCGCCTTCTGCGCGTGtcccccaggcagcagccactgctggcaGCATACCGGGCACTGGCCTGCAATGGCAGCCGAACTATCCGCCAGGAGCGCTTTGCCCAGCTGGCCTCCGAGCTCCAGAAGCAGCTGGACACCCCCAAGATAGTCAGCAGG CTGAAGCTGGAGGAAGTGAACAGCACAGCCACCCAGCACCGCCTCCGTGCCCTCCTCGAGGACTTGGTGGAGATGGAGAAGGTTCTCCAGGACATGGACATCCTCTCAGCACTGGCTAAGCtgctgcccaggggagcctgtgCCAGCAAGGCTGTGCCACCCACGGCCAACAGCACCAGCTGGGCCAGCACCAATGCCACGGCTGGCAATGCCAcggcagaggaggaagagagcgcTGGGGAGAGCCTGTCTGGCACTGACAGCCGCCAGGGGCAGTTCTCAGCGTTCGTGCAGCTCTGGGCGGGGCTGCAGCCCATCCTCTGCGGGAACAACCG GACCATTGAGCCTGAGGCACTAAAGCAGGGCAACATGAGCTCGCTGGGCTTCACCAGCAAGGAGCAGCGAAACTTGGGCCTCCTTGTGCATCTGATGACCagcaaccccaaaatcctgtatGCACCTGTGGGCACTGAAGTTGACAAGGTCATCCTGAAG GCCAACGAGACCTTCGCCTTTGTGGGCAATGTCACCCACTACGCCAGGGCATGGCTGAACATCTCCCCTGAGATCCGAGCCTACCTGGAGGAGGGCAGGCTGCAGAGGCGCATCCACTGGCTCCAGCAG TTGACCGCTGACCTCCACAAGCACCCAGAGATCCTGAATGTCTCTGACAGTGATGTTCTCCACAACTTTCTCAATGGCAACTTCTCCCTGCCCAATGCCAGcgtcctgctccagcagctggataCCATTGACAATGCTGCCTGCGGCTGGGTCCGCTTCATGGCCAAG GTCAGTGTGGACATCTTCAAAGGCTTCCCAGATGAAGAGAGCATTGTCAACTACACGCTGAACCAAGCCTATCAGGACAATGTCACGGTCTTTGCCA GCGTCATCTTCCAGACTAACAGGGATGGCTCATTGCCTCCCCATGTCACATACAAGATCCGTCAGAATTCCAGCTTCACAGAGAAGACCAACGAGATCCGGCGGGCATATTGGCGGCCTGGCCCCAACACTGGCGGCCGCTTCTACTTCCTCTATGGCTTTGTCTGGATCCAGG ACATGATGGAGCGTGCCCTCATCAACACATTTGTTGGCCACGATGTGGTGGAGCCTGGCAACTATGTACAGATGTTCCCGTACCCATGTTATACCCGAGATGA CTTTCTCTTTGTCATTGAGCACATGATGCCCCTCTGCATGGTGATCTCCTGGGTCTATTCAGTGGCCATGATGATTCAGCACATCGTGACAGAGAAGGAGCATCGCCTGAAAGAG GTGATGAAGATGATGGGCCTGAACAATGCGGTGCACTGGGTGGCTTGGTTCATCACTGGCTTTGTCCAGCTCTCCATCTCAGTCACGGCCCTCACTGCCATTCTCAAGTACGGCAGGGTCTTGATGCATAGCGACGTCCTCATCATATGGCTCTTCCTTGCCATCTATGCTGTGGCCACCATCATGTTCTG CTTTCTGGTGTCAGTGCTCTACTCCAAGGCCAAGCTGGCCTCTGCCTGTGGAGGCATCATTTACTTCCTCAGCTATGTGCCCTACATGTATGTGGCCATCCGGGAGGAGGTAGCCCATGACAAGATCACGGCCTTTGAGAAGTGCATTGCG TCCCTCATGTCCACCACGGCCTTTGGGTTGGGCTCCAAGTACTTTGCGCTGTATGAGGTGGCTGGTGTGGGTATCCAGTGGCACACCTTCAGCCAGTCACCTGTGGAAGGAGATGACTTCAACCTCCTGCTGTCCATGATGATGCTGGTCGTGGATGCCATGGTGTATGGGGTGCTTACGTGGTACATCGAGGCTGTGCACCCGG GCATGTTCGGCCTGCCACGGCCCTGGTACTTCCCTTTCCAGAAGTCTTATTGGCTGGGCAATGGGCGCGTGGAGACCTGGGAGTGGACCTGGCCATGGTCACGCAACACCCGCTTCAGCATCATGGAGGAGGATCAGGCCTGTGCCATGGAAAGCCGGAGGCTGG CAGAGGAGACAAGGGGCATCGAGGAGGAGCCAACCCACCTCCCCTTAGTCGTCTGCATTGACAAGCTCACCAAAGTCTACAAGACAGACAAGAAGCTGGCGCTAAACAAGCTGAGCCTCAACCTCTACGAGAACCAGGTTGTGTCCTTCCTGGGGCACAATGGTGCAGGCAAGACCACCACCAT GTCCATCCTCACTGGCTTGTTCCCTCCAACATCGGGCTCTGCTACCATCTATGGCCATGATATCCGTACGGAGATGGACAAGATCCGGAAGAACCTCGGCATGTGTCCCCAGCATAATGTGCTCTTTGACAGGCTGACAGTGGAGGAGCATCTCTGGTTCTACTCACAGCTCAAGAGCATGGCGGAGGAGGAGATCCGCAAGGAGATGGACAA gatGATCGAGGACCTGGAACTCTCCAACAAACGGCACTGCCAGGTGCAGACTCTCTCAGGCGGCATGAAGAGGAAGCTGTCGGTGGCCATTGCCTTTGTGGGTGGGTCGCGGGCGGTTATCTTGGATGAGCCCACAGCTGGTGTAGACCCATATGCCCGAAGGGCCATCTGGGACCTCATCCTCAAGTACAAGCCag GGAGGACCATCTTGCTCTCCACACACCACATGGATGAGGCTGACCTGCTGGGGGACCGCATCGCCATCATCTCCCATGGCAAGCTCAAGTGCTGTGGTTCCCCGCTGTTCCTCAAGAGCACCTATGGTGATGGCTACAAGCTGACGGTGGTGAAGAAGCAGTCAGACACCAGGAATGGCACAG AGCCAGGCCACAGCCCCCTGAGCCACTCCTctgtcagcccctgctctgagcctCGTGTCTCCCAGTTCATCAAGAAGTATGTGGCCTCCTGCCTCCTCATCTCAGACACCAACACAGAGCTCTCCTACATCCTGCCCAGTGAGGCTGTCAAGAAGGGCTGTTTTGAGAGACTCTTCCAG CACTTGGAGCAGAACCTGGAAGAGCTGGACCTCACCAGTTTTGGGCTGATGGACACCACGCTGGAGGAGGTCTTCCTGAAGGTGTCTGAGGAAGACCAGTCTCTGGAGAACAGTGACGTGG ACATGAAGGAGTCCAAGGATACCCTGCAACCACCTTCTTCTGAGCTGGGTCCAAAGTCTGAAGCCAACGGGGAGCCCCTGGCTGAAGCGGCCGTGCCAGAGAAGCCCGAGGTGGAGCTCAGCAACCTGGTGACCTGCTCCAATCTGGCGCAGTCGCAGGCATCCCTGCGCTCAGTGTCCTCGGTGGGGTCTGTGCGTGGCGATGAAGGTGGGGCTTATTCTGAATTCTTTGGGGATTACGCGCCCCTGTTCGATAACCGGCAAGACCCCGATAACATCAGTCTGCAAG AGCAAGAAGCAGAGGTGGAAGCAGAGGACCGTGACCTGGCAGGTCGGGGAAGCTTCAAGCTGGAAGGCTCATGGCTGAAGCTGCGCCAGTTCCATGGGCTGATCATCAAACGCTTCCACTGTGCCAAGCGCAACACCAAGGCCCTCTTCTCACAGATCCTCCTGCCTGCCTTTTTTGTCTGTGTGGCCATGACTGTGGCGCTCTCCGTGCCCGAAATAG GTGACCTGCCACCCCTCATCCTCTCGCCATCCCAATACCACAACTACACTCAGCCCAAGGGCAACTTCATTCCTTATGCCAACGAGGAGCGGCATGAGTACCG CATTAGGCTGTCTCCCGAtgccagccctcagcagctggtGAACACTTTCCATCTGCCCTCTGGTGTGGGGGCCACCTGTGTGCTCAAGACACCCTTTAACAACACACTGGACCAGCCCATGCAGACCCTCAACCTCAATAGCAATGAGTCCAAAATGCTGGCAGCCAAGTACTTCGATGCCATGTGCATCGACTCCTTCACCCAGGGCCTTCCGCTCTCCAACTTTGTGCCACCACCTCCatccccggctccctctgactACCCCATGTCAATGGATGAGGACCTGCTCCATGCCTGGAACTCTACAACCTTCTCCACTGTTAAAG GGACTGTGacctcagcccctgccctgccccgcaTCATCCATGAGCCCATCAAGTGCACATGCTCCATGCAGGGCACCGGCTTCTCCTGCCCTAGTGGCGTGGGGGGCCATCCCCCACAGATGAAGGTGGTGACAGGGGACATCCTGACAGACATCACAGGGCGCAACGTCTCTGAATATCTGCTCTACACCTCGGACCGCTTCCGGCTGCACAG GTATGGGGCGCTCACGTTTGGAAACGTCCAGAAATCCATCCCGGCCTCCTTTGGAGCCAGGGCTCCGGCCACAGTGCGCAAGATTGCTGTGCGCAGAACAGCTCAG GTCTTCTACAACAACAAGGGCTACCACAGCATGCCCACTTACCTCAATGCCCTCAATAACGCCATCCTGAGAGCCAACCTGCCCAAGAGCAAGGGCAACCCTGCTGCCTACG GCATCACAGTCACCAATCACCCCATGAACAAAACGAGTGCCAGCCTGTCCCTGGATTACCT CCTGCAAGGCACAGATGTGGTGATTGCCATCTTCATCATTGTGGCCATGTCCTTCGTCCCAGCCAGCTTTGTGGTATTCCTGGTGGCTGAAAAGGCCACCAAGGCCAAACACCTGCAGTTTGTGAGCGGCTGTGACCCTGTCATCTACTGGTTGGCCAACTACATGTGGGACATG CTAAACTACCTGGTGCCAGCCACGTGCTGCATCATCATCCTGTTCGTGTTTGACCTCCCAGCATATACCTCTCCCACCAACTTCCCCGCTgtcctctccctcttcctgcTCTATGG CTGGTCCATCACCCCTATCATGTACCCGGCCTCCTTCTGGTTTGAGGTGCCCAGCTCTGCTTATGTCTTCCTCATTGTCATCAACCTCTTCATTGGCATCACAGCCACTGTCGCCAcgttcctgctgcagctctttgAGCACGACAAG GACCTGAAGGTGGTAAACAGCTACCTGAAGAGCTGCTTCCTTGTGTTCCCTAACTACAACCTGGGCCATGGCCTGATGGAGATGGCCTACAATGAATACATCAATGAGTACTATGCCAAAATTG GGCAGTTTGATAAAATGAAATCACCCTTTGAATGGGACATCGTGACACGGGGGCTTGTTGCCATGACAATTGAAGGCTTTGTTGGCTTCTTCATCACCATCATGTGCCAGTACAATTTCTTCCGGAAGCCCCA GCGCCTGCCTGTCTCCACCAAACCCATTGAGGATGACATTGATGTGGCCAATGAGAGGCACCGGGTCCTGCGTGGTGACGCCGACAATGACATGCTAAAGATCGAGAACCTCACGAAG gTGTACAAGTCCCGCAAGATTGGACGCATCCTGGCTGTGGACCGGCTGTGTGTGGGTGTGCGCCCTGGGGAGTGCTTTGGGCTGCTGGGCGTCAATGGTGCGGGCAAGACCACAACATTCAAGATGCTGACAGGGGATGAAAGCACCACAGGTGGAGAGGCCTTCATTAATGGACACAG CATCCTGAAGGAGCTCCTGCAGGTCCAGCAGAGCTTGGGCTACTGCCCCCAGTTCGATGCGCTCTTTGATGAGCTGACGGcccaggagcacctggagctcTACACCCGCCTGCGTGGCATCCCCTGGAAGGATGAGGAGCGG GTAGTCAAGTGGGCACTGAAGAAGCTGGAGTTGACCAAGTATGCAGACAAGCCTGCCAGCACCTACAGCGGGGGCAACAAGAGGAAGCTATCCACAGCCATCGCACTCATCGGATACCCAGCCTTCATCTTCCTG GATGAGCCAACCACAGGGATGGACCCCAAGGCACGGCGCTTCCTCTGGAACCTCATCCTGGATGTCATCAAAACGGGTCGCTCCGTGGTGCTTACATCTCACAG CATGGAGGAATGCGAGGCCCTCTGCACCCGCTTGGCCATCATGGTGAATGGGCGGCTCAAGTGTCTCGGCAGCATTCAGCACCTGAAGAACAG GTTCGGTGATGGCTACATGATCACAGTGCGCACCAAGTCCAGCCTCAATGTCAAGGAGGTGGTGAGGTTCTTCAACCGTAATTTCCCTGAGGCTGTCCTCAAG GAGCGTCATCACACCAAGGCCCAGTACCAGCTGAAGTCGGACCAGATCTCACTGGCACAGGTCTTCAGCAAGATGGAACAGGTGGTGGATGTGCTGGGTATTGAAGACTACTCTGTCAGCCAAACTACACTGGACAAT GTGTTTGTGAATTTTGCCAAGAAGCAAAGTGACAACCTAGAGCAGCAGGAGACCAGCCCCAGCAGTGTCCTGCAGTCACCCCTGGAGCATGTGCTGAGTCTGCTGCGCCCCCGCACCGCACCCACTGAGCTGCGGGCCCTCATGGTGGAGGAGCAGGAAGACCTGGAGACTGATGACGAAGGCCTCATCAGCTTTGAGGAGGAGAGG gCTCAGCTCTCCTTCAACACGGACACTCTGTGCTGA